In Nitrospirota bacterium, one genomic interval encodes:
- a CDS encoding ABC transporter substrate-binding protein, which yields MADMKRVILSLLLLAGWNEAALSSPPPPPQRIVSLAPALTETLFSIGLGDRIAGVTNDCDRPKEARRKPKIGGMANPSLEAIVSLKPDMVVMTNDGNPKVISDRLARLGIKTYIFKSRRLAEIPDGIREMGQALGAGPASEHLAGNIETALHDIALLPDGNNASEAVLGGGRKTLFVLWTSPLIVAGPGTIVDDAMKIAGLSNIASDAGVAYPRFSVETVIERQPDLILIGKMSDDMKTASKGFLASVNGLKAVKKGRICFMGDALYRPGPRIPEGMKELIRCGKMP from the coding sequence ATGGCCGATATGAAAAGAGTTATTCTCTCTCTGCTGCTCCTTGCTGGATGGAACGAAGCGGCCCTTTCCAGTCCGCCACCTCCACCACAACGGATTGTCTCGCTTGCCCCGGCGCTGACCGAGACCCTTTTCTCGATAGGGCTGGGTGACCGAATCGCCGGTGTAACCAATGATTGTGACCGTCCGAAAGAGGCGCGTCGCAAGCCGAAGATTGGCGGTATGGCTAACCCGTCTCTCGAGGCGATCGTAAGCTTAAAACCGGATATGGTGGTTATGACCAATGACGGAAATCCGAAGGTGATCTCCGATCGGCTTGCCAGGCTGGGGATTAAAACATACATCTTTAAGTCAAGACGTTTGGCAGAAATTCCGGACGGGATACGGGAGATGGGCCAAGCCCTGGGTGCCGGACCGGCTTCTGAGCATCTGGCAGGAAATATCGAGACTGCCCTTCATGACATCGCCCTCTTGCCAGATGGAAATAATGCATCGGAGGCCGTTTTGGGAGGGGGAAGGAAAACACTCTTTGTCCTCTGGACCAGTCCACTCATCGTTGCCGGACCGGGAACAATCGTGGATGACGCAATGAAAATTGCTGGATTAAGCAATATCGCGTCCGACGCAGGGGTCGCCTATCCCCGGTTCTCGGTGGAGACGGTCATCGAACGCCAGCCGGATTTGATTCTGATCGGAAAAATGAGCGACGATATGAAAACGGCCTCCAAGGGATTTCTCGCGAGCGTGAACGGGCTCAAGGCGGTGAAAAAGGGACGGATCTGTTTCATGGGTGACGCATTGTATCGCCCGGGTCCGAGAATACCGGAAGGCATGAAGGAACTTATTCGCTGCGGGAAGATGCCATGA
- a CDS encoding iron ABC transporter permease, producing the protein MTRAKGSTFLLAVVLFIASLVIIIASIASGPRLLNPFRMDRETSQMLLAIRLPRTAIALLMGGALGASGAILQGIFRNPLVDPYILGISSGASLFASFGLMFGLALFSLSVPILAFIGAIVTGAVVVILGRGWKGLQPERLLLAGVGIGFFLSAVLMLVMTTSGDDGLKRAILWMSGDLSMVDWDLFPAGLFFVLIGFGLGLSRRHGLNALTLGDEIAYSLGFDPTRERLFLFVAASLMTAAAVSVGGVVGFVGLVVPHIVRRHVGSDASVVLPLSVVAGGTMLCLADAIARTVAAPLELPAGVIVALIGSPYFIFLLGKGKISD; encoded by the coding sequence ATGACACGGGCTAAGGGTTCGACTTTCCTCTTAGCCGTTGTGTTGTTTATTGCATCATTGGTGATTATTATCGCCTCAATTGCCAGCGGGCCCCGATTATTGAACCCTTTCAGAATGGATCGTGAAACAAGTCAAATGCTTCTTGCGATCAGACTCCCGCGAACCGCTATTGCACTTCTGATGGGAGGCGCTCTCGGAGCATCGGGCGCCATCCTTCAGGGAATCTTTCGCAATCCACTGGTTGATCCTTACATTCTGGGTATTTCAAGCGGCGCGTCCCTATTTGCATCTTTCGGGCTTATGTTCGGCCTTGCTCTCTTTTCGCTAAGCGTTCCTATACTGGCGTTTATCGGTGCAATTGTAACCGGTGCCGTGGTCGTCATATTGGGCCGCGGATGGAAGGGATTACAACCTGAACGGCTTCTTCTGGCAGGTGTGGGGATAGGATTCTTTCTCTCCGCTGTACTCATGCTGGTCATGACGACTTCCGGGGATGATGGTTTAAAAAGGGCAATACTCTGGATGTCCGGAGATCTTTCTATGGTTGATTGGGATTTATTTCCCGCCGGACTTTTCTTCGTTTTAATCGGTTTCGGCCTTGGATTATCAAGACGCCATGGACTGAATGCTTTGACTCTGGGAGACGAAATTGCTTACAGCCTTGGTTTTGATCCGACCCGGGAACGGCTCTTTCTTTTTGTTGCCGCTTCACTCATGACCGCAGCCGCTGTTTCGGTGGGAGGCGTCGTGGGATTTGTCGGGCTTGTCGTTCCCCATATCGTCCGCCGACATGTCGGCTCAGACGCATCCGTTGTTCTTCCTCTATCGGTTGTTGCCGGTGGGACCATGCTCTGCCTTGCCGACGCCATCGCCAGAACGGTCGCAGCGCCATTGGAACTTCCAGCCGGGGTAATCGTAGCGCTTATCGGCTCTCCCTATTTCATTTTTCTATTAGGAAAAGGAAAAATTTCGGACTGA
- a CDS encoding ABC transporter ATP-binding protein, translating to MNQELKTNSTLEFANVSFSYSPDTFVEKMSFSVGEGELVGLMGPNGAGKSTILKLAAGLLSPQKGNVMIGKKAINGYRAKERAKRVAYLPQILDLQAPFRVRELVKMGEYPQEGSVAFTVEEALHIVGLHDKARTFLAELSSGERRRAYIAMTLVQGAGVLLLDEPLASLDIKYQFNLYCLLKDITRENKVSVIMSLHDIGMGALLKRLLLVKNGKLIAEGEPASVLKDEIVQDAYDLKDSVRIYMETNRSVFRGFGTGI from the coding sequence ATGAACCAGGAACTTAAAACCAATTCCACACTGGAGTTTGCAAATGTATCTTTTTCTTACAGCCCGGACACTTTTGTCGAAAAGATGTCATTTTCTGTTGGTGAAGGCGAGCTGGTTGGTCTCATGGGGCCAAATGGGGCTGGAAAATCCACCATTCTCAAATTGGCGGCCGGGCTACTCTCTCCTCAAAAAGGGAATGTCATGATTGGGAAAAAAGCGATAAACGGATACCGTGCCAAAGAACGGGCGAAACGTGTGGCCTATCTTCCGCAAATATTGGATTTGCAGGCTCCGTTTCGTGTGAGAGAACTCGTCAAGATGGGCGAGTACCCGCAAGAGGGGTCCGTCGCATTCACTGTGGAAGAAGCGCTTCATATCGTTGGTCTGCATGACAAGGCAAGAACGTTTCTGGCGGAGTTGAGTAGCGGCGAGCGAAGAAGGGCGTATATCGCCATGACTCTGGTTCAGGGTGCCGGAGTGTTGCTGTTAGATGAACCTTTGGCGAGCCTTGACATCAAGTATCAGTTCAATCTGTACTGCCTCCTTAAGGATATTACCCGTGAAAACAAAGTTTCGGTAATCATGTCTCTTCACGATATCGGAATGGGTGCTTTGCTAAAACGGCTCCTTCTGGTGAAAAATGGCAAGCTGATAGCTGAGGGAGAGCCCGCTTCCGTACTCAAGGATGAAATTGTGCAGGACGCCTATGATTTGAAAGATTCGGTTCGTATTTATATGGAAACCAATCGTTCAGTTTTCAGGGGATTCGGAACTGGAATTTGA
- a CDS encoding EAL domain-containing protein — MRLQSKVLVFSVFIFLVLGLSILVLTKRVVHTILLNEVGKRGLLKTEDLPLSTAMGFQTGEEHALIPVLQKGLERAGAIYAIARNFDGRLLAQSTTFSEKNKIRESIFHQVADFSQPGIKQFKVDEVEILDVSLPVWAIRHSNSEEEFLLIGGKARTEQKLLGTFHVGILLTELLATEKEILNEVLWIILLTGGVAFAVSLFSIRKILKRIRSLVEGTERVSRGEYTNTIPDHSSTDELGELAVSFNKMTVRLARRDEMILSSAGEGILGLDLEGRATFVNPAAARMLGYSVDELIGCSMHELLHHPGGDGLAEDDDHCAIYATVAEGRPQHVTEEVLWRKDGSSFPVEYVSTPLRENERVGGSVVVIKDITERKAHAALLEYRANHDTLTNLPNRTYLSNHLSEIVGRAFWQKRVVAVLFLDLDNFKKVNDTLGHDFGDLLLKEVGERLTGCLRDGDIVSRLGGDEFVLVLADVAKISDITIIAQKILGALSESFEIERTELYVTASIGISAFPTDGENAETLLKNADTAMYRAKELGKNQFELFSAAMSGRFHERLALETDLHRALERGDIFLNYQPQVDLTSGQIVATEALVRWKRNGVQLTSPIDFIPVAEETGLIVPIGEWVLKTAVTQNKSWQNLGISPIRVAINLSARQFQQRNLLKMIRKVIHETGLNPNFLELELTESVLMQNEKETIDLLFDLHKTGVRLSIDDFGTGYSSLSYLQRFPINSLKIDKSFIKDIPNNQGNCAIVRSIITLGHSLQLKVIAEGVETGEQLAFLKGNQCDEIQGYLFSRPLPAEEVTKLLKEKKHLA; from the coding sequence ATGAGACTTCAATCTAAAGTTCTTGTCTTTTCTGTATTCATCTTTCTCGTTCTCGGACTATCGATTCTGGTCTTGACGAAGAGAGTGGTGCATACCATTCTCTTGAATGAGGTCGGGAAAAGAGGCCTTCTCAAGACAGAGGACCTTCCGTTGTCTACCGCCATGGGGTTTCAAACCGGGGAGGAACATGCGCTTATTCCAGTTTTACAGAAAGGTCTAGAACGAGCCGGAGCGATTTACGCGATTGCCCGAAATTTTGACGGCCGTTTGCTCGCACAGAGCACAACTTTTAGCGAGAAAAATAAAATTCGAGAATCAATCTTCCACCAGGTCGCCGATTTTAGTCAGCCTGGTATCAAACAGTTTAAAGTGGATGAAGTTGAAATTCTGGATGTTTCTCTTCCAGTCTGGGCGATTCGTCATTCCAATTCAGAAGAGGAGTTTCTACTGATCGGAGGAAAGGCCCGGACGGAACAGAAACTTTTGGGCACCTTTCATGTCGGAATTCTTCTTACGGAACTTCTGGCGACTGAAAAGGAAATTTTGAACGAAGTGCTCTGGATCATTCTTCTCACAGGCGGTGTGGCATTCGCAGTGAGCCTTTTTTCAATCCGGAAAATTCTCAAACGAATTCGAAGCCTTGTTGAAGGAACTGAGCGCGTGAGCCGGGGTGAATATACCAACACGATTCCTGACCATTCCTCCACAGATGAATTAGGGGAACTGGCGGTGAGTTTCAATAAAATGACGGTGCGTCTGGCTCGCCGCGATGAAATGATTTTAAGTTCCGCCGGAGAAGGGATACTCGGTCTTGATTTGGAGGGCCGCGCAACCTTTGTCAACCCTGCGGCCGCCCGAATGCTGGGATACAGCGTGGATGAGCTGATAGGCTGCTCCATGCACGAACTTTTGCACCACCCCGGAGGGGACGGATTGGCAGAAGACGATGACCACTGTGCCATTTACGCAACGGTTGCGGAGGGGAGGCCTCAGCATGTCACCGAGGAAGTGTTGTGGCGAAAGGATGGTTCCAGTTTTCCTGTGGAATATGTTAGCACGCCGCTTCGGGAAAATGAAAGGGTGGGAGGATCGGTGGTCGTCATTAAAGATATTACAGAGCGAAAAGCGCATGCGGCGCTGCTGGAATACCGGGCCAACCACGATACTTTGACGAATCTGCCCAACCGGACTTACCTGTCAAATCATCTCTCTGAGATTGTAGGACGTGCATTTTGGCAGAAAAGGGTGGTCGCAGTTCTATTCCTGGACCTGGATAACTTCAAGAAGGTAAACGACACGCTGGGCCATGATTTCGGAGATCTGCTGCTCAAAGAGGTTGGTGAGCGGCTCACCGGTTGCCTTCGCGACGGAGACATTGTCTCACGATTGGGCGGGGATGAATTCGTATTGGTTCTGGCGGATGTCGCCAAGATATCGGATATTACGATCATTGCGCAAAAAATTCTGGGTGCCCTTTCGGAATCTTTTGAAATCGAGAGAACTGAACTTTATGTGACAGCCAGCATCGGCATCAGCGCCTTCCCGACCGACGGGGAAAACGCGGAGACACTTCTGAAAAATGCCGATACGGCGATGTATCGGGCTAAAGAGCTGGGGAAGAACCAATTTGAACTATTTTCGGCGGCGATGAGCGGCCGCTTCCATGAAAGATTGGCACTTGAAACTGATTTGCATCGTGCACTCGAGAGGGGAGATATCTTCTTGAATTATCAGCCTCAAGTTGATTTGACGTCCGGCCAGATTGTCGCAACGGAAGCGCTCGTACGCTGGAAAAGAAACGGAGTTCAATTGACCAGTCCGATCGATTTTATTCCCGTGGCAGAAGAGACCGGGTTAATAGTTCCCATTGGAGAGTGGGTTCTCAAGACCGCAGTAACCCAAAACAAGAGTTGGCAGAATTTGGGAATTTCGCCAATCCGGGTCGCCATCAATTTATCGGCCAGACAGTTTCAACAGAGAAATTTGCTGAAAATGATTCGCAAGGTCATTCACGAGACCGGATTGAATCCCAATTTTCTGGAACTGGAGCTGACCGAAAGCGTCTTGATGCAAAATGAAAAAGAGACTATTGACCTTCTGTTTGATCTCCATAAAACCGGAGTTAGACTATCGATTGACGATTTCGGTACTGGCTATTCGTCTCTGAGCTATTTGCAGAGATTTCCGATCAATTCATTGAAAATTGACAAATCTTTCATAAAAGATATTCCAAACAATCAGGGAAATTGCGCAATCGTGAGGTCGATTATTACACTCGGCCACAGTCTCCAGCTTAAAGTGATCGCCGAGGGCGTCGAAACCGGAGAGCAACTTGCTTTTCTAAAAGGAAATCAATGCGACGAAATCCAGGGCTATCTTTTTAGCCGGCCCTTGCCGGCTGAAGAGGTAACAAAGCTATTAAAAGAAAAGAAACATTTAGCCTAA